The sequence GCATCAAAACCATTTATAAAACCAACATGCGCACCGCTCGCAGCGCTGGCCAGTGGGAACGAATCCAGCGCACTAAGCGCACTATGCCTTATTTGCTGTATCAACTGGGGCCAAGCGAGCAGCACCGCATCGAGCACTTAAAATGGAATAACACCTTGTTGCCTGCTGATGATCCATGGTGGGATGTGCATATGACGCCCAACGGTTGGGGCTGCAAATGTTGGATACGGCAAGTATCACAGTATGAAGCCGATAAACTTATCGCCGCAGGCACAGTTAAAACCACAGTACCCGCCAGCAAAAACAAGCAATGGGTAAACCGTCGCACCGGCGAAGTTGAAGTACTGCCGGAAGGAATTGATCCAGGATGGAACTATAACCCAGGTAAAAACCGTGAAAAGATGTTAGCCGCCGACCTCGCTTTAAAAGAGTCGCGAATGCGTCAAACGCTCGCTAACGGCTCTTAATTTAAAATCCTTACGATGTTACTCACAAAAAAGGTTAAACAAACCTGACGCGATTTAAACATGGTTTAAACATGGTTTGGTTTAGTATTTCTAGTGACGATTAAATATTTTTATCTTTTTATAAAAAATATTGGTTTTAGTTGTTGACTTGTCCCGTATCGGGACGTATTATTTATCACATGAGCTAAGCAATGGTGCGAAGCGAAATGGAGATAATGACCATGAACAGCAATGAAATGATTAAAGAATGTCGCAAGTTAGCAAAAGAGCAAAAAATCGAATTCAAACGCAGTAAGAAGGTAGGGACCATAAACGGGAAAGCCTGCTATGAGTTGGAGAGTGGTATTCAACATAAAACTTTGCACCAAGGATGCCTAAATACAATTTATGAAACATTGTTGAGTGCAGCCTGTGCTAATCAATAATGAAAATAAAACCGAGCAACTAGCCGCGCTGGTTGCTCAAGCTGGCGGGGCTCGCAAAGCCGAACAGCTGATTGAATCAGTTCGCGGTGCCGCCCCAAGTAAGTCAGCAATTGACCGCGCCATCAAAGGCGGTGGCACTGAGTACAACATCAAGTGCATGATTGACGACTTAACCATTGCTTTATCAAACCTTCAAAATGAAAGCGGATTGTAATCATCCGCTTTTTGTTTAGACTATCAATTCCTCCTCATCCACTCTTCTAACACCTTTAAAATCAACAACCGAGGTTATTTTAGCTCGCTCGGTTTATCCGCTTAATCTGAACTCCGACATATTTCTTATGCAAAAAGTTTCGCATATCAACCCACACAGGAGGTTGCTATGTAACCCTTAACGGAGTTCTTACCCATGCAAGTAAAAGCGCTTACCGCACTTTGCTTCAACATGATGGCACTAGAAGCTAATGCCCCAGGCATTTGGCTGCCGATGATCCCCGCTGGCACTTTTCAAGGAGTCGATGGCCGTTCATGGATGAACCCTAATCCTGACGGCATTATTGCGGCGTTTACCAAAAAGCGGCCGTTCGACGTTGAGCATGCGACTCATATCAAAGCACCCAAAGGCGAAGAAGCCCCC comes from Shewanella oneidensis MR-1 and encodes:
- a CDS encoding phage protein — its product is MLINNENKTEQLAALVAQAGGARKAEQLIESVRGAAPSKSAIDRAIKGGGTEYNIKCMIDDLTIALSNLQNESGL
- a CDS encoding phage minor head protein: MADPLVPKEALEWFKSKGIKPGFDYRDVWKEEQANAFTVAKMLNADLLVEVKQLVEDAIGQGQTFEQFRDILKPLLVKSGWWGVQTMQDPLTDETKLVQLGSEGRIKTIYKTNMRTARSAGQWERIQRTKRTMPYLLYQLGPSEQHRIEHLKWNNTLLPADDPWWDVHMTPNGWGCKCWIRQVSQYEADKLIAAGTVKTTVPASKNKQWVNRRTGEVEVLPEGIDPGWNYNPGKNREKMLAADLALKESRMRQTLANGS